The following proteins are encoded in a genomic region of Cryptomeria japonica chromosome 11, Sugi_1.0, whole genome shotgun sequence:
- the LOC131859995 gene encoding uncharacterized protein LOC131859995: MWLREPSFRDRVAGWWKEASVVEGFLAFQFFKKLSFVKQKLKSWNREVFGNIFVEKRRLEGDLGALNAKVLAGGMDEGDFLMEKDLLSKYGEVLQREEIYWKQKSRENWLKASDRNTKFFHSSVKARQSLNKIISLRIADGTITKDLDHISKEVVDFFKNLWRRSGVAQSGLQTELLELIPPLVSREDNIMLEEPVSLKEVKSVVFGLRGEQAPGPNGF, translated from the coding sequence ATGTGGTTAAGAGAACCGAGTTTTAGAGATCGTGTAGCTGGGTGGTGGAAGGAGGCCTCCGTGGTGGAAGGTTTCTTGGCCTTTCAGTTTTTTAAGAAGCTTAGCTTTGTGAAACAGAAATTAAAATCATGGAATAGGGAGGTGTTTGGCAATATCTTTGTTGAAAAGAGAAGGCTAGAAGGGGATTTGGGGGCTTTGAATGCGAAAGTCTTGGCTGGAGGGATGGATGAAGGGGACTTCCTCATGGAGAAAGATCTTCTTAGCAAATATGGAGAAGTTTTGCAGAGGGAGGAGATTTACTGGAAACAGAAGTCGCGAGAAAATTGGCTTAAAGCTAGTGATAGAAACACGAAATTCTTCCACAGCTCGGTGAAAGCAAGGCAAAGTCTCAATAAAATTATCTCCCTGCGAATTGCAGATGGTACAATCACTAAAGACTTAGACCACATAAGCAAAGAGGTTGTTGACTTCTTCAAAAATCTGTGGAGGAGAAGTGGGGTGGCTCAGTCGGGCTTGCAGACCGAGCTTCTGGAGTTAATCCCTCCCTTAGTTTCAAGGGAGGACAATATCATGCTTGAGGAACCAGTTTCATTGAAGGAAGTCAAATCTGTTGTTTTTGGGTTACGTGGGGAGCAAGCACCAGGACCAAACGGGTTCTAG